The bacterium genome segment GTATTATTTCGAGGAGGAAAAGCACGACATGCAATTTCAGTTTCTGTCCCCCCTCCACAAAGCGAGCCGTCAGGTCACGATCTATCTGGAACGGGAGACCGAGAAGTTGGGAGTGAGCCCTGTGGAAAGTCATCTTCTCTCCTATCTCAAAAGTTATGCGCCCTGTCCTGTTTCAGAGATCGAGCGAGTCTTCGGGCATAAGCCATCCACCCTCACCAGTATTCTTGATCGATTAGCGGAGCGTGACTTGATTACACGACAAATCAATCCCAGCGACAGACGGTCATTTACGGTTGAACTGACATCGGAAGGGCGAAAACTTGCAGGAAAACTTCAGAAAATGCTGGAGGCGTTTGAGCAACGCATCAGAGATGGAGTCAACGACAGACAGATGGCAGGATTTCGCGCTGTCATGGAAGCGATCGCGCTGGTCACCGATGTAAATCTAAGACAAAAGGAGAAGTTATGAATACCACGAGCACAGAGGCATTGAAAAAACTTTTTGGAGTCAGCTACCAGGTGCTGAAAAAAAATCTTGAAGGGATCACACACGATGAAAGTTTGTTGCAGCCGGAAGCTGACGGCAACTGTTTAAACTGGGTACTGGGTCACATTTTGAGCACTCGAAATGCGGCGCTGCAAATGCTGAACCGGGAACCCTTCTGGAATCAGGAAAAGGCTGCAACTTATCGTCGGGGTTCTGAGCCAATTAAAGATGACTCGCGCGCTCAGAATCTCACCAATATGGTCGTCGATCTCGACCGTTCACAAGAACGGATCCTGACGACTTTGTCGGAGCTCACGGAAGAGCAATTGAATGCGCCATCCCCTGATCC includes the following:
- a CDS encoding MarR family transcriptional regulator encodes the protein MQFQFLSPLHKASRQVTIYLERETEKLGVSPVESHLLSYLKSYAPCPVSEIERVFGHKPSTLTSILDRLAERDLITRQINPSDRRSFTVELTSEGRKLAGKLQKMLEAFEQRIRDGVNDRQMAGFRAVMEAIALVTDVNLRQKEKL
- a CDS encoding DinB family protein encodes the protein MNTTSTEALKKLFGVSYQVLKKNLEGITHDESLLQPEADGNCLNWVLGHILSTRNAALQMLNREPFWNQEKAATYRRGSEPIKDDSRAQNLTNMVVDLDRSQERILTTLSELTEEQLNAPSPDPGIGKTIEESLFILQFHETYHAGQTGLLRRMVGREGVIK